The following is a genomic window from Apis cerana isolate GH-2021 linkage group LG6, AcerK_1.0, whole genome shotgun sequence.
ttaataacatatcaatatcataataagtatcataatatcaatatGAAGTAATGTATTGCAAAATTgtctttgataataaatattattaaatgtattattaattaatatagtaattagaaatatttaaagttttatataatatcaatattattttaatcacataaaactttttttaaaataaagtaaagtaaaaattgttaaaaattattaacaagaattattaataaaattcagaaaaattttaatagattaataatattattgtttcagttacattttataatataaagaaattttaaaattttttaaaattatttttggatacacaaattttattgtatctaTGACGTGATTTTGAAGTtgatattaacaaattcaacATGTATGCATTAAAAATGCAAACTGCCTGTCAAAGCGAAGGCAGTGGAGAGCCTGATGATCCAAGTAGTCATCATCAGGAACCTGTTAGACCTCCAGCACAAGATTGTAGCTCATTTGACATTGTTAGGGCAACTCAggtattcatttaaataatcaattaatttcaaatattataatatttaattatttaaaaatattgttgcctggataatttattctttttagtaTGGAGCTTTGGATCGTGTGACTGAATTAGTAGAAGCTGGTGCTGATGTAAATCAACCAGATTCAGAAACTGTAACATTATTACATTGGGCAGCAATAAACAATCGAAAAgacattgtaaaatatttaattgcaaagGGAGCTATCGTTGATGCAATTGGTGGTGAGCTAGCTTCCACACCACTACATTGGGCTACAAggttaattctaaattaaatatgtaatttaaatttctagtttatagtaaaatataatgcatattttaacaaatataataattaaaacttattgtttCTAGACAGGGCCATTTATCTACAGTTGTGATATTAATGAGAGCAGGAGCAGATCCAACTCTTAGAGATTCAGAAGGATTCTCATGTATTCATTTAGCTGCACAATTTGGTCACACTTCTATTGTTGCTTATCTAGTTGCAAAAGGAGTAAATCCAAATATGCCAGACAGAAGTGCAATGACACCCCTTATGTGGAGTGCCTATAAAGTTAATAGGtaaatgtaaaagaataatcaaaatacttatttgtaaaaatttttatttataattatattatataggttACTttgaagttttttcttttacagttTAGATCCAACACGTTTGTTACTAACTTTAGGAGCATCTCATTCACTCGCAGATAATTTACATGGTAATACTGCTTTGCATTGGGCTATTATAGCTGAAAATAGTACAGCAATATCAACATTAGTTCATCATGGAGCATCTTTGGATGTACCAAACATAAGAGATGAAACACCAATGACATTGTTAGGTCGCCATATTGGTGCTGCCTGGTTAGGACATAAACTTAGTCAAGAAATCAGAGAAAAACAGGGCAGAACAAGAACATGGTGTAGAGATaaggtatttattttaattatttttattcaatttcattttttaaaatcttattttttctttcagagaATGCGCTGGTATTGTATGGTCAGTACACCATTTATAGTTTTCTATGTAATTGgaatgatttttcaaagtgGATTGCATTATCTAGTAAAATTAGGTGCCTTTGTCACTCTTCATATAGCACTATATTTAGCTAATCATTTTATCTTCGATGAacgattatttcatattataccaATGTCAATTTATTTGGCTACAAaggtgaatatttaaaataatatatgatattaactattattattattattattattattaaataatttcacttacATAAAATCGTAATGTTAaactataaatctttatataatattataaatcttaaatgttGAAAACTGATTGAGTTATATTAGATAACATTTTTTACACAAGTAATATAGACAATATATGTCTTATCATGACATTTTAGATAAcatacaaagaaatataatagaaatttttagattaattcttattacaatgtaaatagttttaatttttttctttttttaattaataattattatttttatttaaaaatataatttttatttaacatataatttgcATAGCAGATTTTGATCAGATttctaatcaatatttttttattattacacatcTGTTATAGATGTGGATATACGTGACATGGATATTTTGGCTAGGTATACATGCTGCTTGGTATTTATGGTTACTATTAGTTAGTGGATCTGTTCCACTTTGGATATGTTTCTTACAATCCTGGAGAGGCGATCCAGGTGTAATTACAGCTACACatgaagataaattaaatgtaatagtctttgtattataagaatattatttataaattaatttattactattttattattttgaaattttgttattttcagaCGATTATAGAGTTAGCAGAATCTGGTGGTTTTGAACCACAATCATTTTGCAGCAGTTGCTTGGTTAGAAGACCTATGAGGTCTAAACATTGTTCTACATGTGATCGATGCGTAGCACGTTTTGATCATCACTGTCCTTGGATCAATAACTGCATTGGTAAGtcatataaaatagtttaagTCCATAACATGTATAACCAGTATAACTTgagattgtattaattttagataatttaatctttaaataatacagttgtattcttataatttttaatttttttttttttaaacttaggTGCGCATAACCACAAGTATTTTCTGGGATTTTTAGCATCATTATTAGGTCTTTGTATTGTTGTTTTATCCGCTAGTGTACAGTATTGGCAATTTGAATGTTGgacaaatttaacaaatggGCATAGTGctgataattatttagttgCTGCAGCTACCTGTGATGCTTGGGTAATGTGGGTTGCAGCAAATACATGTCTCCATTTCTTTTGGGTTGGCACACTGCTTGCGTGTCAGTGTTATCAGGTTTGtttactttttctattttatttctacacGATCAACtacattacaaatttcattgcaaaatcggattatctttttttcgtgaaataatttttatattatttatcattagatCATGGTACTTGGAATGACAACAAACGAACGTATGAATGCTGGACGCTACGCGCATTTTAAACAAGGGAATCCTTTTCATCGTGGTGCTCTTCAGAATGCAGCtgatttttgcaatttaagcTTTTGCGGTGTAAAAGCAAAACCCAGTTCAGACTGGTTGCATAGTTTTGATCACAAACAgagtattgaaaaattacctCTACTTGCTACAAAAGATAACttccaatatatttagaatttttcttaaggATCACTGTCatagaagataaaagaattttgccATCAGAAGCTAATGTAATAGTGTGTCATATCACTTATGCTTAAAGCATACTTTTGGATTACCAAAGAGTTACTACATAATTGGAAgtgacttttaaaaaaatagtgatTTTGCATATATGGATTTAAATTGCATACTATAAGTAATTTCTTATACtaaatgaaatacaaattttaacattCATCTACTATGAAAGACTGTTCTATGACGTAAGTATGCATATCCTATATTTGTGTATTCTAGTTTGTGAATATGAAACAGAAAAACACATTGCACAAGTACTTTGACTCTatttttacaacaaattatgagccaagattttttttctctatatattattacaatttactcgatataaatgaaatgttaatataattgattaagaaGTAGTTTACTTTACATtgcattgtaaatatttatatttttcatgtgtAGATATTTCTATACATGATCatgtaatcattaaatatgaatatgttaatattcgattataactttttttaaattaaacattttacattctaatataaatatcgttcaatttataattaatttacatacaattataaatacaattttaattatattgaaaaaaacgaTGTAGGTTAACAAAACAGCCATGACAGTCAGTTCTAAAAAATCattgtataatgtatttttatggacattatttatttataattatttgtactttgtaatttttaagccttatgaaaaatcgtgaaaaaaatcataaataacaatatcattacaatttctgttaatattataaaaattccataaatacattaaatacattattggaattggaaagaatgttgcttaataaaaatatatgcatatttttatgtttaaaaatttatgaaacattttttcaaaaaaagaataatcaaatattatataacatgattataaattaaagttatattatatattactgttAGCAATTTAATCCGTTTTTCGTACTTACAAATAAGTTTACCTGATTTAAGTGCCATGCTTATATTGTTCAAAAGATATCGAATTGTACtacatgtatattatacatatttacacgTACGTATTTACACACGTACTTATTTATGCTCTCATAAGATTTGATTAAAGTTTCCTGTTGTATCTAatctattattacattatgtaAAGAACGATAGCAATATAGCAtagcatatataaaattgtttactaTATCTGTTTGAATGGATGTCAtactttatcataaaaatttcaaaaatttatcttattaattatacgtagaaatatcaaacataaaaagaagaaaaaaagagagaagcttgatacatttttttatgacatatatttataattacatgtaTGACGATAATTActcagaaaataattattgaacattatattttacattccaaaaattccaaaaataattttgagcgTGTAATTGtgagtttcttttttgtttttaacgttagtatgtaattaaaaatgtatgctTACTTATAATTCGAGTTTTTAGCATtattaatatgcatatataattgcattgtaccattcgatttaaaaatcgattatattggattaaaattagattaaaaatattgaaagttttGTTGCGCGAATAATtcaaacaagaaaatataatattcttaaaagaaatgggattaaaaaaattacttttattaaaatttaattaaaaataaaaatccttattattacaaatttttatcaataattccaTGCAAtcaactattaaatataagtacTCGAATTGAAAAAAGTGCATATGTTTTTAACATTGCATTTTCAATAGGTGcctaaatgtttaattatattatattatcttatataaattttaaaaaaaaacattctgaGAATTGATCAAgagtaaaaagttaaatatattttacttattaaataatttttaataaatttcaaattgagtatataaatgaatgtcACGGGatagttttatttgaattaaacaatatcattctgataataatagaagaatatcaattatataattttattgttctcagattgttttaatttgcgcaatacattttatgtatagatcatttaatttcatcatgtATATAActcaacttatttttattctaataatttacacTTCATTCCGATGCCTTTGATACATGCatatacaaaacaaaattgatatttaatatatatgtccAAATATCATTTGTTAAAAACAAGTTTCCAATTTTGACTGCTTGTACAGAACGTTATTGAAGTGTTTGTACAAAACGTTgaaacatacatataataggattaatatatattcgattgagCGGTAATATTGATGGAATGAATACTCTGTATCAGAATTATTgcaagaaacataaaaaatgtataaatattataaatacaaatgtaaGTTAAATGTAATTACTTCATAACAAACTATTAACTACTTATCGAATGTGGTGGTACACATTTAGTATTTACGCATATTTCCATTCTAGTCcgattatgatattatgataatttagtATTTAGATTATGTGTTTACCTCGTATGAACGACGAGACATAATCAATTTATGTATAGTAAAtagtttctttcattttttaaatgaataagtcAAAAACAAGAGAATTGTGTAGCTAAAGACACGTTatcaacgaataaaaatattgaaactgtatcataacattttgaaaaacatacaaataagaaatagataaatataaaactaaaaaaaattttataattaatattcttaaatatttaagttttaaattgtttgCTTCGAAAGATACAAGTTAAAATAACGaacgaaagatttaaaatatacgtataattgtACGAAGATTTGattttagttaatattttttgtgaaaaacaAGTAAATATAGTTGTAAAAGTCTTTTTGTGACTTgttgtgaatttaaaaaaaattatgaaattcttcACTAGTGTTATATTGCATAGAccagttttaaattattatatcggaTTATATTAGGCTAATTATacaattctatttctaattcaATCAATGTAAATAACAGTCATTTACTTCGAACGACATCTcaagaacaaataaaatttaaagcatCGAAGGTGCAAAAATTTTTggtaactaattaaaaaatttaatcaaaattactatatattgtAAGCaaataaagacaaaaaattgatttactaattattattgttttgttatttatattttaatttaattaataaaaatctttatatatttcatttttttaaaaaattcaattttatcaaattattttagatattgaaCGCTGCTAACAgtcaaaagtatataattatggtattataaacatatgaaTGTAATTGTTTAGTTGCTGTCACTTGAcagtttaattttgttttaattcgtGTTgtcttaatttcaatttttgttcaatttctGTTCAATGTGTTTATCATGGTTTCCGGAAACGATTGTTTGCACGATGAAACAGAATCTTCAAATATAACATCTTTACAGACAGATTCTAGTTACAAAACCAATACCAATATCAAACAATCTTCACATGAATCTGTCTGTCAAAAAGAttcatgtaataattttcaacaatttaattGTGGGTAAATcaggtatataataatttaaatatatataatttggatataaatattatatttattaagttaaagaCTGTAAATGTCGAGAGATACATTCAATTATACATGGAATATCTTCGGAAGAAATCGATCCTGTAGAggaattatacaataaagataaaaatttgatagagCAGACGCTATGTCAATGTCACGCTCGTAAGATGTAATACAAATACTTCCATTCtatgtaacaattattaattgactattttttttattttctagcaGAGCTTATACTTTACCTGTGAAATGCAAGAATGGTAAAAACCtcagtattttaaattatttacactatcactaaattattttcatttttttttttttttttggtttttgtttcatatttaaaaatttttataaattttgtgtttgatataattttaattatgaaaattcaaatagattactgattttcttttttattaactttcaacttattataatttaaagatctTTCAGATAAACGAAGACCATTTTGGAGTCCTTTTAAATGGAGGTGGCcgaaaagagaaatagaaagaaaaaataaaacatacgaAGTGAAATTAACACCAAAAAAATGTCCTCATTATACGGAGGTAGActgcaatatatattatatacacattaataaaataatatattgttttatttttccttgtaTCATTAAGTacgaacattaaatataaaagatgtaCAAACAATCATTATACTTGATGTTATGATAAGTTAACAATGAACCTCGTTTAGCCCATTATGTGCTGTGAAATAATGGAAGGGATaccacataaaaaaaaaattcctcctgaactagagaaaataaaaatatctcatgaagagaaaaagaaaaaagaagtaataacAGAGAAAATTGACATCTATTACTTTGACCATGGGAACTCTGCGTAGGtataactaaatatttcaatagttatctttttatcatttatgatttttattatgcaGGCATTTGCTCTTACATAATCATTCATGTCTTCTTGTCATgtaacaacaaaaaaaaatacaaactttcaattgatttttaaatgatcataattaaacttaaagatttaaaagttttaatttcttatattctatACCAAAACATTattgttagaaatatttaaaaaaaaaaaaaaagaatcacaaaaaacaaatttttttttatttatatatatcattctaaaaaaaatttatataactcggaaaatatgttaattattttacaattatgttCGTTAACGTAACGtatcttttacaatttttacagaTATTATCGAACAACGGATTCACCGCCCGTATTAATAACCGAAAAATGTGCCGAAAAAACCGATCAAGCAGCGATTCGTTTTTGGGCCGAAATATTTGGGACTATTCATATCGGCACTGCTTTCATCACagcatttattttacaattaattcgatttatacTTTATAGTATAATCAGACCACTGACAGTGGGCATTTTGCAATTGTTTGCggactattttataaaacccCTATTGTCAATTGTGTTCAATGCCCTCATACAGCCTGTATTGATATTGTTATACAATATCGCAACATCTTTCAAGGATCTTTGTGAACCTATCGCAGAAGCGATAGGATTGTTCTTACGAGAAATCGCTCACGTGTGTGCGGCAATTCGAATCGTCGAAGTGAAACAGGGTACCGCTCCCTCGGTTGCTTGCACTTGATGATTGAATAGAAGAAGAGAGCAATTCTGAATgacgaatatgaaatatacttTGTTTTAAGGGAATAAGGTATAAAACTCATAATATTTTgcgattcgtaaaaaaatagcACCATGTAAGTGTTGACTTAAGTTACTTCAAAATAACTGTTTCcaagttattttaaacttcACACTCCTACCTTGTACTATATctgtttttattgtttaaggTTCAAAAggtgaaagaaagaacgatttGTTACATCTACGTGATTGATTTTATCTTGATTTTGagttgtgaaaaaaattgaagtaaaaactgaattatgattaaatagagTGAATCAGTTTTAACCCTTTAAGGTCTGAGTATGTTAACTAAGTACAGGCCTTTACTAGATATCGTTATTTAGAATATCCACGAGgccatttttataacatatttatttctctgaATATATATGACTTCAAAATACTAGGTCTCAAAGGGTTAACAAAAGaactaaattcttctattcgatatacttataaaaaagaacttaATACAAAGTGTGTGCGTATGAAAAGTATCTTTCTTTTACTAaatcacaaatttttatccGTTGTTCTTCTGTAGATGATGATAAATTATCTCGATCATCAATTTGAAAAGGCATTGTCCCAGGATAGAATGATGTGAactgaagaaaatttgaaaatagctCGGTAATAGCTGTTCAAGTTTTAACGAATATAACACATGCCTTAACACCAGGTATATATTTggtattatttaaactttacaatattattatcagtttcattcattttgttattttttgtttttttttcttttttctttttgtttttacagaACAAATTATCCTCTTATAGCAACTAACTTcgtcaataataatcaataatcatcCTTCATCTCTTTCGTTATATCTtactgtttaataaattatgtacaatCTCACAAACAACAAACGGAGGAACCTAATTACATCATGTAGTTGTTCACACTTCGCTATGTACAGGTACTACTAGTTTTTACAGAATTGCGCTTTCGCTCCACCTGCGTATGTAGTCGTTAATGCTTAAACTCTTGTCGTTCgcatattctatttaaaaaacaaaacagaaaagagaaagaaaaaagagaagaaaaatagagagaaaaagaaagaaaaagaaagagagagagagagaaagagagagagaacgaaagaaagagaaaggatagagaggaataaaggaaaaaacaaaacGCCTATCGTCACCTAGTCTCAGGAACTGCAACCTTTTGCTTGCTGTGCATCGCGATCTAGGTGGCTGTGGTCGGAGTCTCCTGAATGGCTAAGGTTTGTGAAGAAGGCGCTGATGAAGATGTTGAGTCACCtgcaattatagaattatttttaataaacagtaATTTAAAGagatagtaataaattataaatttaatataatatcaattttacatATGAATCTTTTAtgaataagtatttaaatatacttttcatttacatcttattgcaa
Proteins encoded in this region:
- the LOC108003832 gene encoding palmitoyltransferase Hip14 isoform X2, producing MYALKMQTACQSEGSGEPDDPSSHHQEPVRPPAQDCSSFDIVRATQYGALDRVTELVEAGADVNQPDSETVTLLHWAAINNRKDIVKYLIAKGAIVDAIGGELASTPLHWATRQGHLSTVVILMRAGADPTLRDSEGFSCIHLAAQFGHTSIVAYLVAKGVNPNMPDRSAMTPLMWSAYKVNSLDPTRLLLTLGASHSLADNLHGNTALHWAIIAENSTAISTLVHHGASLDVPNIRDETPMTLLGRHIGAAWLGHKLSQEIREKQGRTRTWCRDKRMRWYCMVSTPFIVFYVIGMIFQSGLHYLVKLGAFVTLHIALYLANHFIFDERLFHIIPMSIYLATKMWIYVTWIFWLGIHAAWYLWLLLVSGSVPLWICFLQSWRGDPGVITATHEDKLNTIIELAESGGFEPQSFCSSCLVRRPMRSKHCSTCDRCVARFDHHCPWINNCIGAHNHKYFLGFLASLLGLCIVVLSASVQYWQFECWTNLTNGHSADNYLVAAATCDAWVMWVAANTCLHFFWVGTLLACQCYQIMVLGMTTNERMNAGRYAHFKQGNPFHRGALQNAADFCNLSFCGVKAKPSSDWLHSFDHKQSIEKLPLLATKDNFQYI
- the LOC108003832 gene encoding palmitoyltransferase Hip14 isoform X1, whose amino-acid sequence is MYALKMQTACQSEGSGEPDDPSSHHQEPVRPPAQDCSSFDIVRATQYGALDRVTELVEAGADVNQPDSETVTLLHWAAINNRKDIVKYLIAKGAIVDAIGGELASTPLHWATRQGHLSTVVILMRAGADPTLRDSEGFSCIHLAAQFGHTSIVAYLVAKGVNPNMPDRSAMTPLMWSAYKVNSFFFYSLDPTRLLLTLGASHSLADNLHGNTALHWAIIAENSTAISTLVHHGASLDVPNIRDETPMTLLGRHIGAAWLGHKLSQEIREKQGRTRTWCRDKRMRWYCMVSTPFIVFYVIGMIFQSGLHYLVKLGAFVTLHIALYLANHFIFDERLFHIIPMSIYLATKMWIYVTWIFWLGIHAAWYLWLLLVSGSVPLWICFLQSWRGDPGVITATHEDKLNTIIELAESGGFEPQSFCSSCLVRRPMRSKHCSTCDRCVARFDHHCPWINNCIGAHNHKYFLGFLASLLGLCIVVLSASVQYWQFECWTNLTNGHSADNYLVAAATCDAWVMWVAANTCLHFFWVGTLLACQCYQIMVLGMTTNERMNAGRYAHFKQGNPFHRGALQNAADFCNLSFCGVKAKPSSDWLHSFDHKQSIEKLPLLATKDNFQYI
- the LOC108003832 gene encoding palmitoyltransferase Hip14 isoform X3, whose protein sequence is MRAGADPTLRDSEGFSCIHLAAQFGHTSIVAYLVAKGVNPNMPDRSAMTPLMWSAYKVNSFFFYSLDPTRLLLTLGASHSLADNLHGNTALHWAIIAENSTAISTLVHHGASLDVPNIRDETPMTLLGRHIGAAWLGHKLSQEIREKQGRTRTWCRDKRMRWYCMVSTPFIVFYVIGMIFQSGLHYLVKLGAFVTLHIALYLANHFIFDERLFHIIPMSIYLATKMWIYVTWIFWLGIHAAWYLWLLLVSGSVPLWICFLQSWRGDPGVITATHEDKLNTIIELAESGGFEPQSFCSSCLVRRPMRSKHCSTCDRCVARFDHHCPWINNCIGAHNHKYFLGFLASLLGLCIVVLSASVQYWQFECWTNLTNGHSADNYLVAAATCDAWVMWVAANTCLHFFWVGTLLACQCYQIMVLGMTTNERMNAGRYAHFKQGNPFHRGALQNAADFCNLSFCGVKAKPSSDWLHSFDHKQSIEKLPLLATKDNFQYI
- the LOC108003815 gene encoding uncharacterized protein LOC108003815, which produces MCCEIMEGIPHKKKIPPELEKIKISHEEKKKKEVITEKIDIYYFDHGNSAYYRTTDSPPVLITEKCAEKTDQAAIRFWAEIFGTIHIGTAFITAFILQLIRFILYSIIRPLTVGILQLFADYFIKPLLSIVFNALIQPVLILLYNIATSFKDLCEPIAEAIGLFLREIAHVCAAIRIVEVKQGTAPSVACT